Proteins encoded in a region of the Scrofimicrobium sp. R131 genome:
- the leuD gene encoding 3-isopropylmalate dehydratase small subunit, giving the protein MEKFTEHTGVGVPLRRSNVDTDQIIPAVYLKRITRTGFEDALFAAWRKDPNFVLNDPHYQNGSVLVAGPDFGTGSSREHAVWALKDYGFKVVLAPKFADIFRGNSGKQGLVAGVVSNEDCETLWKILESNPGTEVTVSLEDRTVRAGGATFPFQIDEYTRWRLMEGLDDIGLTLREADAIDAFEAKRPAWKPKTLPVKTAS; this is encoded by the coding sequence ATGGAAAAGTTCACCGAGCACACCGGGGTGGGCGTGCCGCTGCGCCGGTCAAATGTCGACACCGACCAGATCATTCCCGCCGTCTACCTGAAGCGGATCACGCGGACCGGCTTTGAGGACGCGCTCTTTGCCGCCTGGCGGAAAGACCCCAACTTCGTCCTGAATGACCCCCACTACCAGAACGGCTCCGTCCTGGTGGCGGGCCCCGATTTCGGCACCGGATCCTCGCGCGAACACGCGGTGTGGGCGCTGAAAGACTACGGCTTCAAGGTGGTGTTGGCTCCGAAGTTTGCCGACATCTTCCGCGGCAACTCGGGGAAGCAGGGCCTGGTGGCCGGAGTGGTGTCCAACGAGGACTGCGAGACCCTGTGGAAGATCCTGGAGTCGAACCCGGGCACCGAGGTGACCGTCTCGCTGGAGGACCGGACCGTCCGCGCCGGCGGCGCCACCTTTCCCTTCCAAATTGACGAGTACACCCGCTGGCGGCTGATGGAGGGGCTGGACGACATCGGTTTGACCCTGCGCGAGGCCGACGCGATTGACGCGTTCGAGGCGAAGCGCCCCGCTTGGAAGCCGAAGACGCTGCCGGTCAAGACTGCTTCCTAG
- the leuC gene encoding 3-isopropylmalate dehydratase large subunit: protein MGKTMAEKVWEEHVVKHGEDGVPDLLYIDLHFVHEVTSPQAFEGLRLAGRPVRCPDQTIATEDHNTPTKDIDLPIADLTSRLQIETLRQNCAEFGVRIHSLGDIDQGIVHVVGPQLGLTQPGATIVCGDSHTSTHGAFGALAFGIGTSEVEHVLATQTLPLQPFKTMAITVNGKLKPGTTSKDIILAVIAKIGTGGGQGYVLEYRGEAIRDLSMEARMTICNMSIEAGARAGMIAPDDTTFDYIKGRPHAPEGAEWDEAVAHWRSLVTDDDAVFDAEVILEAEDIEPFVTWGTNPGQGVKLSESVPDPEDMKDPIDRATAHRALAYMDLEPGTPMRDIAVDVVFLGSCTNGRIEDLRMAADVLRGRKIADGVQMLVVPGSARVREQAMAEGLDQVFLDFGAEWRNAGCSMCLGMNPDQLTPGQRAASTSNRNFEGRQGKGGRTHLVSPLVAAATAVRGTLSSPADLDPVPAN from the coding sequence GTGGGTAAGACGATGGCCGAGAAGGTCTGGGAAGAACACGTCGTCAAGCACGGTGAAGATGGGGTTCCAGACCTGCTGTACATCGACTTGCACTTCGTGCACGAAGTGACCAGTCCGCAGGCGTTTGAGGGTCTGCGCTTGGCGGGGCGGCCGGTGCGCTGCCCGGACCAGACGATTGCGACAGAGGATCACAACACGCCGACCAAGGACATCGATCTCCCGATCGCGGATCTGACTTCGCGACTGCAGATCGAGACCCTGCGCCAAAACTGCGCCGAGTTCGGCGTCCGGATCCACTCTCTTGGGGACATCGACCAGGGGATCGTCCACGTGGTTGGACCGCAGCTGGGCCTGACCCAGCCGGGCGCCACCATCGTCTGCGGCGACTCCCACACTTCCACCCACGGCGCCTTCGGGGCCCTGGCCTTCGGGATCGGCACCTCCGAAGTTGAGCACGTGCTGGCAACCCAAACCCTGCCGCTGCAGCCGTTCAAGACGATGGCGATCACGGTCAACGGCAAACTGAAGCCGGGGACCACATCGAAGGACATCATCCTGGCGGTCATCGCCAAGATCGGCACCGGTGGGGGTCAGGGTTACGTCCTGGAGTACCGCGGGGAGGCCATTCGCGACCTGTCGATGGAAGCGCGGATGACCATCTGCAACATGTCGATTGAGGCGGGTGCCCGCGCCGGCATGATCGCTCCCGACGACACCACTTTTGACTACATCAAGGGCCGTCCGCACGCGCCCGAAGGCGCCGAGTGGGACGAGGCGGTCGCCCACTGGCGCAGCCTGGTCACCGACGACGACGCGGTCTTTGATGCCGAAGTGATCCTGGAAGCCGAAGACATTGAACCCTTCGTCACCTGGGGCACCAACCCCGGTCAGGGCGTGAAGCTGTCCGAGTCGGTCCCCGATCCCGAAGACATGAAGGACCCGATCGACCGCGCCACCGCCCACCGAGCGCTGGCCTACATGGACCTGGAGCCGGGCACCCCGATGCGCGACATTGCGGTGGATGTCGTGTTCCTGGGTTCGTGCACCAACGGCCGGATTGAGGACCTGCGGATGGCGGCCGACGTCCTCCGGGGGCGCAAGATTGCCGACGGCGTCCAGATGCTGGTGGTGCCCGGCTCAGCCCGCGTGCGCGAACAGGCAATGGCCGAAGGCCTCGACCAGGTGTTCCTGGACTTTGGTGCCGAGTGGCGAAACGCCGGCTGCTCCATGTGCCTGGGGATGAACCCGGACCAGCTGACCCCCGGCCAACGAGCCGCCTCCACCTCGAACCGTAACTTTGAGGGCCGGCAGGGCAAGGGTGGGCGTACCCACCTGGTGTCCCCGCTGGTAGCCGCCGCCACGGCTGTGCGCGGCACCCTGTCCAGCCCGGCCGACCTGGACCCGGTCCCCGCGAACTAG
- a CDS encoding IclR family transcriptional regulator — MDGVTDSSGVGVLDKAALVLGALEAGPATLAQLVAATHLARPTAHRLAVALEHHRLVTRDMQGRFVLGPRLQELASAAGEDKLISSSMPILIALRDHTKESAQLFRRQGENRVCVASAERQVGLRDSIPVGAALTMKAGSAAQVLLAWEEPERLHRGLQGASFTATMLSQVRRRGWAQSVSEREAGVASVSAPVRGGDGRVIAALSISGPLERMGRQPGRVHGPAVVAAANRLSEFLSTAEKMGL; from the coding sequence ATGGACGGTGTTACAGATTCCAGTGGAGTTGGTGTACTCGACAAGGCGGCCCTGGTTCTGGGCGCGCTTGAAGCCGGGCCCGCCACCTTGGCACAGCTCGTAGCCGCGACTCATCTTGCCAGGCCGACAGCGCACCGATTGGCTGTGGCTCTGGAGCATCACCGCCTGGTCACCCGGGACATGCAGGGACGCTTTGTGCTGGGGCCCCGGCTCCAAGAACTGGCCTCCGCAGCCGGTGAGGACAAGCTAATTTCATCATCCATGCCTATCTTAATTGCCCTTCGGGACCACACCAAGGAGTCGGCTCAACTGTTCCGACGCCAGGGAGAAAATCGGGTTTGCGTCGCCTCTGCCGAACGGCAGGTGGGTCTGCGCGACTCGATCCCGGTCGGTGCTGCACTCACGATGAAGGCCGGCTCCGCCGCGCAGGTTTTGCTGGCCTGGGAAGAGCCGGAACGACTCCACCGGGGCCTGCAGGGAGCCTCGTTTACGGCCACCATGCTGTCGCAGGTTCGGCGCCGCGGCTGGGCTCAGTCGGTCAGTGAGCGCGAGGCGGGGGTGGCCTCAGTCTCGGCACCGGTTCGCGGCGGCGACGGACGCGTGATTGCGGCCCTGTCGATTTCCGGGCCCCTGGAGCGGATGGGGCGCCAGCCTGGGCGGGTCCACGGCCCGGCGGTCGTGGCGGCCGCCAATCGCCTCAGCGAGTTCCTCAGCACCGCCGAGAAGATGGGGCTGTAG
- a CDS encoding lysophospholipid acyltransferase family protein: MSQLAQIRKLGPLYQLAYALLTPILGPLTRPHWSGQAPQGGAILVSNHLSNLDPLVLAYAFGVRGHEVRYLAKAELFKVPVLGSILTRWGMVPVQRGSGHAADALDQAAIAVQSGQLISIFPEGTITQDPAFWPMKMKTGAARLALATGQPLVPVLLWGTQDVMDRKSPWLRLRRTDVYIHVLDPIDISDLPADPANHEVVTEVTGRIQSALRTAVSQLRGQDAPERIWDPKSDEHSEASVKKFSSWRRELARKNGRQDILPGRR, translated from the coding sequence GTGTCCCAACTCGCCCAGATCCGCAAGCTCGGTCCCCTCTACCAGCTGGCCTACGCCCTGCTGACCCCGATTTTAGGTCCGTTGACCCGGCCGCACTGGTCCGGCCAGGCTCCCCAGGGCGGCGCCATCCTGGTGTCCAACCACCTGTCGAACCTGGACCCGCTGGTGCTGGCCTACGCGTTTGGGGTTCGCGGTCACGAGGTGCGCTACCTGGCGAAGGCGGAACTGTTCAAGGTTCCCGTGCTCGGCTCGATCCTGACCCGCTGGGGGATGGTCCCGGTTCAGCGCGGTTCCGGCCACGCCGCCGACGCCCTGGACCAGGCGGCCATCGCGGTGCAGTCAGGCCAGTTGATCTCCATCTTCCCGGAGGGGACCATCACCCAGGACCCCGCTTTCTGGCCGATGAAAATGAAGACCGGTGCGGCCCGCCTGGCTCTGGCCACCGGCCAGCCGCTGGTGCCGGTGCTGCTCTGGGGCACGCAGGACGTGATGGATCGGAAGAGCCCCTGGCTGCGGCTGCGCCGAACCGACGTTTACATTCACGTGCTGGACCCGATCGATATTTCGGACCTGCCGGCCGACCCGGCCAATCACGAGGTGGTGACCGAGGTGACCGGCCGGATCCAGTCGGCCCTGCGCACCGCCGTCAGTCAGCTCCGCGGCCAGGACGCGCCCGAGCGGATCTGGGATCCGAAGTCGGACGAACACTCCGAGGCTTCGGTGAAGAAGTTCAGCTCTTGGCGGCGCGAGCTGGCGCGCAAAAACGGTCGACAGGACATCCTGCCCGGCCGGAGGTGA
- the murA gene encoding UDP-N-acetylglucosamine 1-carboxyvinyltransferase: MNKILRVEGGAPLEGAIEVRGAKNFVPKAMVASLLGETQSQLRNVPQIRDVDVVSDLLSAHGVKVQYDAERGVLDLDPTNVELAARSDIDALSGSSRIPILFCGPLLHRLGEAFIPELGGCNIGGRPIDFHLETLRRFGAQIDKRPEGVYITAPRGLRGTVVELPYPSVGATEQTLLTAVQAEGITTLKGAAVEPEITDLINVLQKMGAIISVDTDRTVRIEGVDRLRGFEHTALPDRIEAASWGAAALATHGDVFVRGAHQPDMTTFLNTFRKVGGEFEIRENGIRFYHPGGSLKPIVLETNVHPGFMTDWQQPLVVALTQADGLSLVHETVYENRFGFTSALRKMGANIQLYKECVGGVPCRFGQRNFYHSAVISGPTPLHGADIWVPDLRGGFSHLIAALAAQGVSNVSGIEVISRGYEHFMQKLRQLHAHVEYV; the protein is encoded by the coding sequence ATGAACAAGATTTTGCGAGTTGAGGGCGGCGCCCCCCTGGAAGGGGCCATTGAGGTCCGCGGGGCGAAGAACTTCGTCCCCAAGGCCATGGTCGCTTCCCTGCTGGGGGAGACTCAGTCCCAGCTGCGCAACGTCCCCCAGATTCGGGACGTGGACGTCGTGAGCGACCTGCTGAGTGCCCACGGCGTGAAAGTTCAGTACGACGCCGAGCGGGGAGTGCTAGACCTGGATCCGACCAACGTCGAGTTGGCGGCTCGCTCCGACATTGACGCACTGTCCGGCTCCTCCCGGATTCCAATTCTGTTTTGCGGCCCGCTGCTGCACCGCTTGGGCGAGGCGTTCATTCCCGAGTTGGGCGGCTGCAACATCGGGGGCCGGCCCATCGACTTCCACCTGGAGACCCTGCGCCGGTTCGGGGCGCAGATCGACAAGCGCCCTGAAGGCGTTTACATCACCGCTCCCCGGGGCTTGCGCGGCACCGTGGTGGAGCTGCCCTACCCGTCGGTCGGGGCCACCGAGCAGACCCTGCTGACCGCGGTCCAAGCCGAGGGAATCACCACCCTGAAGGGGGCGGCGGTTGAACCCGAGATCACCGACCTGATCAACGTCCTGCAGAAAATGGGGGCGATCATCTCGGTCGACACGGACCGCACCGTCCGGATCGAAGGGGTGGATCGGCTGCGGGGCTTCGAGCACACCGCGCTGCCCGACCGGATCGAGGCGGCCTCCTGGGGGGCGGCGGCGCTGGCCACCCACGGCGACGTGTTCGTCCGCGGAGCCCACCAGCCCGACATGACCACCTTCCTGAACACTTTCCGTAAAGTCGGGGGAGAGTTCGAGATCCGGGAAAACGGCATCCGCTTCTACCATCCGGGTGGGTCGCTAAAGCCGATCGTGCTGGAAACTAACGTGCACCCCGGGTTCATGACCGACTGGCAGCAGCCCCTGGTGGTGGCGCTCACACAGGCGGACGGGCTTTCCCTCGTCCACGAAACGGTTTACGAAAACCGCTTCGGGTTTACTTCGGCCCTGCGGAAAATGGGCGCTAACATTCAGCTGTACAAAGAGTGCGTCGGGGGTGTGCCCTGCCGGTTCGGCCAGCGCAACTTCTACCATTCCGCCGTTATCTCCGGCCCAACCCCCCTGCACGGGGCCGACATCTGGGTGCCGGACCTGCGCGGCGGATTCTCGCACCTGATTGCGGCGCTGGCCGCCCAAGGCGTGTCCAACGTGTCGGGCATTGAGGTGATCTCGCGTGGGTACGAGCACTTCATGCAAAAGCTTCGTCAACTGCACGCCCACGTCGAGTACGTCTAG